One part of the Lotus japonicus ecotype B-129 chromosome 2, LjGifu_v1.2 genome encodes these proteins:
- the LOC130735408 gene encoding transcription factor WER-like isoform X1 encodes MGGGEHGYKKGFWNVDEDRVLMSYVKEHGMGKWNRIAKVTAGLKRSGKSCRLRWMNYLSPDVKRGGFSQDEEDLVIRLHKLLGNRWSLIAGRIPGRTDNQVKNYWNTHLSKKLGVNKGKSKFHASDPQTVPKEPKENSESIGEEEGEKHLQASSCGDMSFASIYEGIMTDDFETAFCFANTDQLNLQSPYFSESFLQEYFLGL; translated from the exons ATGGGAGGAGGTGAACATGGATATAAGAAGGGGTTCTGGAATGTGGATGAAGACAGAGTTCTAATGAGTTATGTCAAGGAACATGGAATGGGGAAATGGAATCGCATAGCTAAAGTTACAG CAGGGTTGAAGAGAAGTGGAAAAAGTTGCAGATTGAGGTGGATGAATTATCTGAGTCCTGATGTTAAGCGTGGGGGCTTCTCACaagatgaagaagatcttgTTATTCGCCTCCACAAGCTCCTTGGAAACAG GTGGTCTTTGATTGCTGGGAGAATTCCAGGGAGAACAGACAACCAAGTGAAGAACTATTGGAACACTCATTTAAGCAAGAAGCTTGGTGTTAACAAGGGAAAAAGCAAGTTTCATGCATCTGATCCACAAACTGTCCCTAAGGAACCAAAGGAAAATTCAGAGTCAATTggtgaggaagaaggtgaaaagCATTTGCAAGCAAGCTCATGTGGAGATATGAGCTTTGCAAGCATATATGAAGGGATCATGACAGATGATTTTGAAACTGCATTTTGTTTTGCTAACACTGATCAGCTGAATCTTCAGAGCCCTTACTTTTCGGAGTCTTTTCTTCAAGAGTATTTTCTTGGTCTTTGA
- the LOC130736485 gene encoding uncharacterized protein LOC130736485, translating into MSSGGTHRSPSPEKENPARSIKKVKTTEIKVTNDVEDTLMDQEIEDAESPKLTNSIEEKACSPKLSYKEKLIAGECPESSFSPQEIIDLVSEELIVGDFDKGKQVEEKRVFDPSPVVPISLEEYEEWCRPWKFSLVIKLLGKKIGFKWMNQRIHQLWAREGDMKVMDLADDYFLVRFGSEKDYVHALFEGPWMIADHYLLVQRWRPMFKAEDSEVKKIAVWIQLPKLPVELYKEKFLWRLGSLLGTMLKIDTHTTVHSRGKFARICVEIDLSQKLSPTVTALGTECKLEYEGLHSICFECGRYGHKKEYCPEMIAMNTMPLKPKVDEYTPKTHEQVQATTGQGNLEGGNQMTENSTCFGPWMLAKKAPKRRTPKPNNQGKEETRKGSRYDVLHEESNTETRNQEESPMQGVEDTDEKSHKPQIHAAKQSKNSGKSQHSKTTPQVKKKPTGKQNKENVSPNPGILTSTAEQSQPNGNAISKQVTERKDWSQSMTKVQADLGDKFLDAASDSIETPSQILDTSEEELKLIQTFLQKKGLKELLLLLDIHDISQGDVHMLVDTKDPSS; encoded by the coding sequence ATGTCGAGCGGAGGAACCCATCGCTCCCCGAGCCCTGAAAAAGAAAACCCAGCTCGCAGcattaaaaaagttaaaacaactgAAATCAAGGTTACTAATGATGTTGAAGATACGTTGATGGATCAGGAGATTGAGGACGCAGAGTCGCCCAAACTTACTAATTCAATAGAAGAAAAAGCTTGCTCTCCCAAACTCTCGTACAAAGAGAAGCTAATTGCAGGAGAATGCCCAGAATCTTCCTTCTCTCCCCAAGAGATAATAGATCTGGTTAGCGAAGAGCTCATAGTGGGTGATTTTGATAAAGGAAAACAAGTGGAGGAGAAGAGAGTCTTCGACCCCAGCCCAGTTGTTCCGATTTCTCTGGAAGAATATGAGGAGTGGTGTCGACCATGGAAGTTTTCACTGGTAATCAAGCTCCTAGGCAAGAAGATAGGATTCAAATGGATGAACCAGAGGATTCATCAACTCTGGGCCCGCGAAGGAGATATGAAAGTTATGGACCTAGCGGACGATTATTTCCTGGTACGTTTTGGATCTGAGAAGGACTACGTCCATGCCCTATTCGAAGGGCCTTGGATGATTGCTGACCACTATCTCCTGGTACAGAGGTGGAGACCAATGTTTAAAGCGGAAGATAGTGAAGTGAAGAAGATTGCTGTCTGGATTCAATTACCAAAATTGCCAGTGGAATTGTATAAGGAGAAATTCCTATGGAGACTAGGCTCCTTGCTGGGAACCATGCTTAAAATCGATACCCACACCACCGTTCACTCCAGAGGCAAGTTCGCAAGAATCTGCGTTGAAATTGACCTAAGTCAGAAATTGTCACCTACAGTAACAGCTCTTGGAACTGAATGCAAACTGGAATATGAGGGACTCCACTCAATTTGTTTTGAGTGTGGGCGATATGGGCATAAGAAGGAATACTGCCCTGAGATGATCGCAATGAATACTATGCCTCTGAAACCCAAGGTGGACGAATATACACCAAAGACACATGAGCAAGTGCAGGCAACCACTGGTCAAGGAAACTTGGAGGGAGGTAACCAAATGACCGAGAACTCCACCTGCTTTGGTCCTTGGATGTTGGCCAAAAAGGCACCCAAACGCAGAACCCCAAAACCTAATAACCAGGGGAAAGAGGAAACAAGGAAAGGATCAAGATACGATGTCCTTCACGAGGAGTCTAACACTGAGACCagaaatcaagaggagtcaccAATGCAAGGAGTAGAGGATACTGATGAGAAAAGCCACAAGCCACAGATTCATGCTGCAAAGCAATCCAAAAACTCTGGAAAGAGTCAACACTCGAAGACAACACCTCAGGTGAAGAAGAAGCCAACTGGAAagcaaaacaaagaaaatgtcTCTCCCAACCCTGGAATTCTGACCTCAACAGCTGAGCAGAGCCAGCCTAATGGCAATGCGATAAGTAAACAGGTCACAGAAAGGAAAGACTGGTCTCAGTCAATGACGAAAGTCCAAGCAGATTTAGGTGATAAGTTTCTGGATGCTGCATCAGATAGTATTGAAACGCCTTCACAAATCCTTGACACCTCTGAGGAGGAACTCAAGCTGATTCAGACCTTCCTCCAAAAGAAAGGGCTCAAAGAATTGCTTCTTTTGCTTGATATACATGACATATCCCAAGGGGATGTTCATATGTTGGTGGATACCAAGGATCCCTCTTCATAG
- the LOC130735408 gene encoding transcription factor WER-like isoform X2 produces MGGGEHGYKKGFWNVDEDRVLMSYVKEHGMGKWNRIAKVTGLKRSGKSCRLRWMNYLSPDVKRGGFSQDEEDLVIRLHKLLGNRWSLIAGRIPGRTDNQVKNYWNTHLSKKLGVNKGKSKFHASDPQTVPKEPKENSESIGEEEGEKHLQASSCGDMSFASIYEGIMTDDFETAFCFANTDQLNLQSPYFSESFLQEYFLGL; encoded by the exons ATGGGAGGAGGTGAACATGGATATAAGAAGGGGTTCTGGAATGTGGATGAAGACAGAGTTCTAATGAGTTATGTCAAGGAACATGGAATGGGGAAATGGAATCGCATAGCTAAAGTTACAG GGTTGAAGAGAAGTGGAAAAAGTTGCAGATTGAGGTGGATGAATTATCTGAGTCCTGATGTTAAGCGTGGGGGCTTCTCACaagatgaagaagatcttgTTATTCGCCTCCACAAGCTCCTTGGAAACAG GTGGTCTTTGATTGCTGGGAGAATTCCAGGGAGAACAGACAACCAAGTGAAGAACTATTGGAACACTCATTTAAGCAAGAAGCTTGGTGTTAACAAGGGAAAAAGCAAGTTTCATGCATCTGATCCACAAACTGTCCCTAAGGAACCAAAGGAAAATTCAGAGTCAATTggtgaggaagaaggtgaaaagCATTTGCAAGCAAGCTCATGTGGAGATATGAGCTTTGCAAGCATATATGAAGGGATCATGACAGATGATTTTGAAACTGCATTTTGTTTTGCTAACACTGATCAGCTGAATCTTCAGAGCCCTTACTTTTCGGAGTCTTTTCTTCAAGAGTATTTTCTTGGTCTTTGA